In Macaca nemestrina isolate mMacNem1 chromosome 11, mMacNem.hap1, whole genome shotgun sequence, a single window of DNA contains:
- the LOC105473789 gene encoding glypican-1 isoform X2 → MPWLVHLAGGAKAASGSDVRSPGEHLRICPQGYTCCTSEMEENLANRSRAELETALRDSSRVLQAMLATQLRSFDDHFQHLLNDSERTLQGTFPGTFGELYTQNTKAFRDLYAELRLYYRGANLHLEETLAEFWARLLERLFKQLHPQLLLPDDYLDCLGKQAEALRPFGEAPRELRLRATRAFVAARSFVQGLGVASDVVRKVAQVPLGPECSRAVMKLVYCAHCLGVPGARPCPDYCRNVLKGCLANQADLDAEWRNLLDSMVLITDKFWGTSGVESVIGSVHTWLAEAINALQDNRDTLTAKVIQGCGNPKVNPQGSGPEEKRRRGKLAPRERPPSGTLEKLVSEAKAQLRDVQDFWISLPGTLCSEKMALSTASDDRCWNGMARGRYLPEVMGDGLANQINNPEVEVDITKPDMTIRQQIMQLKIMTNRLRSAYNGNDVDFQDASDDGSGSGSGDGCPDDRCGRGASRKSSGSRTPLTHALPGLSEQEGQKTSAASCPQPPTFLLPFLLSLALTVAGPRWR, encoded by the exons ATGCCGTGGCTGGTCCACCTCGCAGGTGGGGCCAAGGCTGCCTCCGGCTCAGATGTCAGGAGCCCAG GTGAGCATCTGCGGATCTGCCCCCAAGGCTACACCTGCTGCACCAGTGAGATGGAGGAGAACCTGGCCAACCGCAGCCGTGCCGAGCTGGAGACCGCGCTCCGGGACAGCAGCCGCGTCCTGCAGGCCATGCTCGCCACCCAGCTGCGCAGCTTCGATG ACCACTTCCAGCACCTGTTGAACGACTCAGAGCGGACGCTGCAGGGCACCTTTCCGGGCACCTTCGGAGAGCTGTACACGCAGAACACCAAGGCCTTCCGGGACCTGTACGCAGAGCTGCGCCTGTACTACCGCGGTGCCAACCTGCACCTGGAGGAGACACTGGCCGAGTTCTGGGCCCGCCTGCTCGAGCGCCTCTTCAAGCAGCTGCACCCCCAGCTACTGCTGCCTGATGACTACCTGGACTGCCTGGGCAAGCAGGCTGAGGCACTGCGGCCCTTCGGGGAGGCCCCAAGAGAGCTGCGCCTGCGGGCCACCCGCGCCTTCGTGGCCGCTCGCTCCTTCGTACAAGGCCTGGGCGTGGCCAGTGACGTGGTCCGGAAGGTGGCTCAG GTCCCCCTGGGCCCAGAGTGCTCGAGGGCTGTCATGAAGCTGGTCTACTGTGCTCACTGTCTGGGAGTCCCTGGCGCCAGGCCCTGCCCTGACTATTGCCGAAATGTGCTCAAGGGCTGCCTCGCCAACCAGGCCGACCTGGATGCCGAGTGGAGGAACCTCCTGG ACTCCATGGTGCTCATCACCGACAAGTTCTGGGGCACGTCAGGTGTGGAGAGTGTCATCGGCAGCGTGCACACGTGGCTGGCGGAGGCCATCAACGCCCTCCAGGACAACAGGGACACGCTCACGGCCAAG GTCATCCAGGGCTGCGGGAACCCCAAGGTCAACCCCCAGGGTTCTGGGCCTGAGGAGAAGCGGCGCCGGGGCAAGCTGGCCCCACGGGAGAGGCCACCCTCAGGCACCCTGGAGAAGCTG GTCTCCGAAGCCAAGGCCCAGCTCCGTGACGTCCAGGACTTCTGGATCAGCCTCCCAGGGACACTGTGCAGCGAGAAGATGGCCCTGAGCACTGCCAGTGATGACCGCTGCTGGAACGGGATGGCCAGAGGCCG GTACCTCCCTGAGGTCATGGGTGACGGCTTGGCCAACCAGATCAACAACCCCGAGGTGGAGGTGGACATCACCAAGCCGGACATGACCATCCGGCAGCAGATCATGCAGTTGAAGATCATGACCAACCGGCTGCGCAGCGCCTACAACGGCAATGACGTGGACTTCCAGGACGCCA gtGACGACGGCAGCGGCTCGGGCAGCGGTGATGGCTGTCCGGATGATCGCTGTGGCCGGGGGGCCAGCAGGAAGAGCTCCGGCTCCCGGACGCCCTTGACCCATGCCCTCCCAGGCCTGTCGGAGCAGGAAGGGCAGAAGACCTCGGCTGCCAGctgcccccagccccccaccttcctcctgcccttcctcctctccctggcCCTTACAGTAGCCGGGCCCCGGTGGCGGTAA
- the LOC105473789 gene encoding glypican-1 isoform X1, which produces MELRARGWWLLCAAAALVACARGDPASKSRSCSEVRQIYGAKGFSLSDVPQAEISGEHLRICPQGYTCCTSEMEENLANRSRAELETALRDSSRVLQAMLATQLRSFDDHFQHLLNDSERTLQGTFPGTFGELYTQNTKAFRDLYAELRLYYRGANLHLEETLAEFWARLLERLFKQLHPQLLLPDDYLDCLGKQAEALRPFGEAPRELRLRATRAFVAARSFVQGLGVASDVVRKVAQVPLGPECSRAVMKLVYCAHCLGVPGARPCPDYCRNVLKGCLANQADLDAEWRNLLDSMVLITDKFWGTSGVESVIGSVHTWLAEAINALQDNRDTLTAKVIQGCGNPKVNPQGSGPEEKRRRGKLAPRERPPSGTLEKLVSEAKAQLRDVQDFWISLPGTLCSEKMALSTASDDRCWNGMARGRYLPEVMGDGLANQINNPEVEVDITKPDMTIRQQIMQLKIMTNRLRSAYNGNDVDFQDASDDGSGSGSGDGCPDDRCGRGASRKSSGSRTPLTHALPGLSEQEGQKTSAASCPQPPTFLLPFLLSLALTVAGPRWR; this is translated from the exons GTGAGCATCTGCGGATCTGCCCCCAAGGCTACACCTGCTGCACCAGTGAGATGGAGGAGAACCTGGCCAACCGCAGCCGTGCCGAGCTGGAGACCGCGCTCCGGGACAGCAGCCGCGTCCTGCAGGCCATGCTCGCCACCCAGCTGCGCAGCTTCGATG ACCACTTCCAGCACCTGTTGAACGACTCAGAGCGGACGCTGCAGGGCACCTTTCCGGGCACCTTCGGAGAGCTGTACACGCAGAACACCAAGGCCTTCCGGGACCTGTACGCAGAGCTGCGCCTGTACTACCGCGGTGCCAACCTGCACCTGGAGGAGACACTGGCCGAGTTCTGGGCCCGCCTGCTCGAGCGCCTCTTCAAGCAGCTGCACCCCCAGCTACTGCTGCCTGATGACTACCTGGACTGCCTGGGCAAGCAGGCTGAGGCACTGCGGCCCTTCGGGGAGGCCCCAAGAGAGCTGCGCCTGCGGGCCACCCGCGCCTTCGTGGCCGCTCGCTCCTTCGTACAAGGCCTGGGCGTGGCCAGTGACGTGGTCCGGAAGGTGGCTCAG GTCCCCCTGGGCCCAGAGTGCTCGAGGGCTGTCATGAAGCTGGTCTACTGTGCTCACTGTCTGGGAGTCCCTGGCGCCAGGCCCTGCCCTGACTATTGCCGAAATGTGCTCAAGGGCTGCCTCGCCAACCAGGCCGACCTGGATGCCGAGTGGAGGAACCTCCTGG ACTCCATGGTGCTCATCACCGACAAGTTCTGGGGCACGTCAGGTGTGGAGAGTGTCATCGGCAGCGTGCACACGTGGCTGGCGGAGGCCATCAACGCCCTCCAGGACAACAGGGACACGCTCACGGCCAAG GTCATCCAGGGCTGCGGGAACCCCAAGGTCAACCCCCAGGGTTCTGGGCCTGAGGAGAAGCGGCGCCGGGGCAAGCTGGCCCCACGGGAGAGGCCACCCTCAGGCACCCTGGAGAAGCTG GTCTCCGAAGCCAAGGCCCAGCTCCGTGACGTCCAGGACTTCTGGATCAGCCTCCCAGGGACACTGTGCAGCGAGAAGATGGCCCTGAGCACTGCCAGTGATGACCGCTGCTGGAACGGGATGGCCAGAGGCCG GTACCTCCCTGAGGTCATGGGTGACGGCTTGGCCAACCAGATCAACAACCCCGAGGTGGAGGTGGACATCACCAAGCCGGACATGACCATCCGGCAGCAGATCATGCAGTTGAAGATCATGACCAACCGGCTGCGCAGCGCCTACAACGGCAATGACGTGGACTTCCAGGACGCCA gtGACGACGGCAGCGGCTCGGGCAGCGGTGATGGCTGTCCGGATGATCGCTGTGGCCGGGGGGCCAGCAGGAAGAGCTCCGGCTCCCGGACGCCCTTGACCCATGCCCTCCCAGGCCTGTCGGAGCAGGAAGGGCAGAAGACCTCGGCTGCCAGctgcccccagccccccaccttcctcctgcccttcctcctctccctggcCCTTACAGTAGCCGGGCCCCGGTGGCGGTAA